The following DNA comes from Sediminitomix flava.
CATAAGACCAGGTGAAGAACCTACGAATTTCACAGGAACTTCCATTTTCACAGCTTTGTCATCTTTCAATTCCAAGAAGTCAGCGTGCAACAACACGTCTGATACTGGGTGGAATTGTACGTCTTGAAGAACAGCTTTCTTGATAGTTCCTTCAATGTTCAACTCTACGAAACATACTTCTGGAGTATAAACGATGTCACGGAACAAAATCATTGGTGCAGCAAAGTGGATTGTTTCCTCTCCTCCGTACAATACACATGGAGCAAGACCTTCAAGTCTCAATCTTTTAGCGTATGATTTTCCTAGGTCCTCTCTTTTGAAACCTACTACTTCTACAGTTTTCATTTCTCTAATTAATTAGAAAGATATAACATGTTTTTAATTATGGTACTTGGTCATTTCTGACCCCATCCCAGACATGTATCTTTGGATAGTCTACGGTCTCCCCCGCGGAGGATGTCGTAAAAAGCGTCGGCAAATATCGGAAATTTTTCTCCAAATCCCAATATTATTTTCAGTACAAACTGTAAATCAATGTAAAGCAAGATGAATCCAAATAAGTTT
Coding sequences within:
- a CDS encoding 50S ribosomal protein L25/general stress protein Ctc; the protein is MKTVEVVGFKREDLGKSYAKRLRLEGLAPCVLYGGEETIHFAAPMILFRDIVYTPEVCFVELNIEGTIKKAVLQDVQFHPVSDVLLHADFLELKDDKAVKMEVPVKFVGSSPGLMVGGKLVSKLRKIKVKALPANMPENVEVSIEGLELGKSVRIGDIEAKDYEILYNSSVTVASIAIPRALKSAQSKGE